The following proteins are co-located in the Ostrinia nubilalis chromosome 22, ilOstNubi1.1, whole genome shotgun sequence genome:
- the LOC135083092 gene encoding uncharacterized protein LOC135083092 encodes MADFKNVLPQEGTTEGGESLTGPNPVCPTYSGGDKECHKPGSSLDLTCLAEAIPSTTPVDTLSPWNVVMHKRPKKGDKKKQQEQQQQQQQRQGSKPARVRPSRRARQKARQSLNSQTPHVAETQRENLPSTSKVLTDSQGTTKQNPPPPPPPPPPPPPPSSSLPPPPPPPPTLPSQAKGKAPGGYHGRRTAATATPALEKAQPGKCERASAKRARLDETRSPRGEAKRAKTDVRPKRTMSYADASQSHLQIAVTTVPPRDLTMSQAERIRIAIDDRITDTALTPGMHAPSLRGRPYLYEGAFAFWCEDARSREWLENQVKSIPSPIPDTTLTVVKLSEVRRKLRAGLLLHSHITDPVTLQKVISNQNPWYKVDTWQCISASVTEGAEEAEEGLSSRYKVVYLVLGIPEDQKQTILDRDRRVSHLSGGGYIRFFSSKEEESEATTTTTAATKETSTPEPSTSAPHQGQSELEKASPLKTEGGTSEDEDGLLNSP; translated from the coding sequence ATGGCagactttaaaaatgtattgccCCAGGAGGGTACCACCGAAGGTGGAGAATCCCTCACCGGACCCAATCCGGTCTGTCCCACGTACTCTGGGGGGGACAAAGAATGCCACAAGCCAGGATCTAGCCTGGATTTAACATGCCTAGCAGAGGCGATCCCATCCACCACGCCGGTCGACACCCTGTCGCCCTGGAACGTGGTGATGCACAAGCGGCCCAAGAAGGGCGATAAGAAGAAGCAGCAGGAgcagcaacaacaacaacagcaaCGACAGGGAAGCAAACCGGCTCGTGTTCGTCCTAGCAGGCGAGCGAGACAGAAAGCCCGCCAGTCGCTAAACTCACAAACACCCCACGTGGcggaaacgcagcgtgagaaTCTGCCGTCCACCTCCAAGGTGTTGACCGATTCGCAGGGCACCACGAAGCAAAATcctccaccaccaccaccaccaccaccaccaccaccaccaccatcatcatcactacCTCCTCCTCCCCCACCCCCACCTACGTTACCCAGTCAGGCGAAGGGTAAGGCTCCGGGAGGTTATCACGGTCGGCGGACTGCAGCGACGGCAACCCCTGCGCTTGAAAAGGCGCAACCTGGGAAGTGTGAACGCGCTTCAGCGAAGCGCGCCCGACTGGACGAAACCAGGTCTCCCAGGGGGGAAGCCAAGCGTGCAAAAACCGACGTGAGGCCAAAGCGGACGATGAGCTACGCGGATGCGAGTCAATCGCATCTGCAGATAGCGGTGACCACCGTCCCGCCGAGGGACCTCACTATGAGCCAAGCGGAGCGGATCCGTATTGCTATCGATGATAGAATCACGGATACTGCTCTAACCCCAGGCATGCATGCTCCGTCATTGCGCGGTCGTCCCTATCTTTATGAGGGGGCTTTCGCGTTTTGGTGCGAGGATGCAAGGTCCCGCGAATGGCTGGAGAACCAGGTGAAATCCATTCCCTCACCTATCCCGGACACAACCCTGACAGTTGTAAAGCTGTCAGAAGTAAGGAGGAAACTGAGAGCGGGACTTCTCCTACACAGCCACATTACCGACCCGGTGACGCTGCAAAAGGTTATCAGTAACCAAAACCCCTGGTACAAGGTGGACACCTGGCAGTGCATCAGCGCCTCGGTGACAGAGGGAGCAGAAGAAGCGGAGGAAGGTCTGTCGTCTAGGTACAAAGTAGTGTACCTGGTCCTGGGGATCCCTGAGGACCAAAAACAGACCATCCTCGATAGAGACCGTCGGGTATCACACCTGTCTGGTGGTGGCTACATCAGATTCTTCAGTAGCAAGGAGGAAGAATCGGAGGCCACCACCACAACCACAGCAGCGACGAAGGAGACGTCGACCCCTGAGCCTTCCACCTCAGCTCCCCATCAGGGTCAGAGCGAGTTGGAAAAAGCCTCGCCACTAAAGACGGAAGGAGGGACCAGCGAAGACGAAGATGGCCTCCTCAACAGTCCCTAA
- the LOC135083093 gene encoding synapsin-1-like, with translation MGQSGRDFGRSTSARPSAAGAGPTTKNRGAGPESRPPLPDAPERARFRPLHERPPERAAGAGPTTKNRGAGPKSRPPLPDAPERARFRPLHERPPERAAGAGPTTKNRGAGPESRPPLPDAPERARFRPLHERPPERAAGAGPTTKNRGAGPESRPPLPDAPERARFQPLHERRQLSQAELRELQAAWRRAVESAERRLAAHINNKF, from the coding sequence ATGGGCCAGAGCGGGCGCGATTTCGGCCGCTCCACGAGCGCCCGCCCGAGCGCCGCCGGCGCGGGCCCTACGACTAAGAACAGAGGAGCGGGCCCGGAGAGCCGCCCGCCTCTACCAGATGCGCCAGAGCGGGCGCGATTTCGGCCGCTCCACGAGCGCCCGCCCGAGCGCGCCGCCGGCGCGGGCCCTACGACTAAGAACAGAGGAGCGGGCCCGAAAAGCCGCCCGCCTCTACCAGATGCGCCAGAGCGGGCGCGATTTCGGCCGCTCCACGAGCGCCCGCCCGAGCGCGCCGCCGGCGCGGGCCCTACGACTAAGAACAGAGGAGCGGGCCCGGAGAGCCGCCCGCCTCTACCAGATGCGCCAGAGCGGGCGCGATTTCGGCCGCTCCACGAGCGCCCGCCCGAGCGCGCCGCCGGCGCGGGCCCTACGACTAAGAACAGAGGAGCGGGCCCGGAGAGCCGCCCGCCTCTACCAGATGCGCCAGAGCGGGCGCGATTTCAGCCGCTCCACGAGCGCCGCCAGCTGAGCCAGGCGGAGCTGCGAGAGCTGCAGGCGGCGTGGCGGCGCGCCGTAGAGTCGGCGGAACGCCGCCTTGCGGCGCACATTAACAATAAATTTTAG